The Amblyraja radiata isolate CabotCenter1 chromosome 31, sAmbRad1.1.pri, whole genome shotgun sequence genome contains a region encoding:
- the LOC116990472 gene encoding sphingosine-1-phosphate phosphatase 2-like isoform X2: MSALLAALRAPELVAQFQRQCGLVPLSPQRPEQRRWPQVDTQAAAAAAGATPARLRDAWSQQAGGDSNGAVTRTAVVMYIGQTSKDVLRWPRPPSPPVIKLEVRVDAEYGMPSTHAMAATAIPFTFLLATMNRYKYPFELALVFAVVICTLVSLSRIYTGMHTVLDVLCGIAITAVLVTVSYPLWDAIEAFQMKNHFAPVLALTLSFLLAINYPELDHWSTARGDTTNIVSAGGGATLATWINYQWNLIPDAVSAPPYEMPSLTIELICRMGARFVIGIVIVFFARQAIKSVALAFVCKLAGVSPGDKQARKLLWVEVPYKYITYTCLGVVGLALCPAVHRYLSL; the protein is encoded by the exons ATGTCCGCGCTGCTCGCCGCACTGCGGGCTCCCGAGCTGGTGGCTCAGTTCCAGAGGCAGTGCGGGCTCGTCCCGCTCTCGCCGCAGCGGCCGGAGCAGCGGCGCTGGCCCCAGGTTGACACacaggcggcggcggcggcggcgggagcGACCCCAGCCCGGCTCCGGGACGCCTGGAGCCAGCAGGCGGGCGGGGACAGTAACGGCGCCGTGACCCGGACTGCG GTTGTGATGTACATTGGGCAGACTTCCAAAGATGTCCTAAGATGGCCGAGACCTCCGTCACCTCCAGTAATCAAGCTTGAGGTGCGGGTGGATGCGGAGTATGGGATGCCTTCCACTCATGCCATGGCGGCCACTGCTATCCCCTTCACCTTCCTCCTGGCCACTATGAACAGGTACAAG TACCCCTTTGAGCTGGCATTGGTATTTGCTGTAGTCATTTGTACCTTGGTCTCGCTCAGTCGTATTTACACAGgaatgcatacagttctg GATGTGCTCTGTGGAATTGCCATCACTGCTGTGCTGGTAACTGTCTCCTACCCTCTCTGGGATGCCATTGAGGCTTTTCAAATGAAGAATCACTTTGCTCCTGTGTTAGCATTGACTCTGTCCTTCCTGCTAGCTATAAACTACCCTGAGCTGGATCACTGGAGCACAGCCAGGGGTGACACCACCAATATAGTCAGTGCAGGTGGAGGAGCTACTCTGGCCACTTGGATTAATTATCAGTGGAACCTCATCCCGGATGCTGTGTCTGCTCCTCCCTATGAAATGCCTTCACTGACAATTGAGCTCATCTGTAGGATGGGGGCCCGATTTGTCATTGGTATTGTGATCGTATTTTTTGCCCGGCAGGCTATAAAATCTGTGGCCTTGGCTTTTGTCTGCAAATTGGCTGGAGTGTCCCCTGGCGACAAGCAGGCTCGGAAGCTCCTGTGGGTGGAAGTACCCTACAAGTATATTACGTACACATGCCTTGGAGTGGTTGGACTTGCACTGTGCCCAGCAGTGCACAGATATTTATCACTTTGA
- the LOC116990472 gene encoding sphingosine-1-phosphate phosphatase 2-like isoform X1: MSALLAALRAPELVAQFQRQCGLVPLSPQRPEQRRWPQVDTQAAAAAAGATPARLRDAWSQQAGGDSNGAVTRTAIPQKKYKIENYFLYYLFLFAATLGQEVFYITFLPFCYWNIDPHVARRVINVWAVVMYIGQTSKDVLRWPRPPSPPVIKLEVRVDAEYGMPSTHAMAATAIPFTFLLATMNRYKYPFELALVFAVVICTLVSLSRIYTGMHTVLDVLCGIAITAVLVTVSYPLWDAIEAFQMKNHFAPVLALTLSFLLAINYPELDHWSTARGDTTNIVSAGGGATLATWINYQWNLIPDAVSAPPYEMPSLTIELICRMGARFVIGIVIVFFARQAIKSVALAFVCKLAGVSPGDKQARKLLWVEVPYKYITYTCLGVVGLALCPAVHRYLSL, encoded by the exons ATGTCCGCGCTGCTCGCCGCACTGCGGGCTCCCGAGCTGGTGGCTCAGTTCCAGAGGCAGTGCGGGCTCGTCCCGCTCTCGCCGCAGCGGCCGGAGCAGCGGCGCTGGCCCCAGGTTGACACacaggcggcggcggcggcggcgggagcGACCCCAGCCCGGCTCCGGGACGCCTGGAGCCAGCAGGCGGGCGGGGACAGTAACGGCGCCGTGACCCGGACTGCG ATTCCTCAGAAGAAGTACAAGATTGAGAATTATTTCCTCTACTACCTCTTCCTGTTTGCTGCCACGTTGGGCCAGGAGGTTTTTTACATCACCTTCCTTCCTTTCTGCTACTGGAACATTGACCCACATGTTGCTCGGAGAGTGATTAATGTCTGGGCA GTTGTGATGTACATTGGGCAGACTTCCAAAGATGTCCTAAGATGGCCGAGACCTCCGTCACCTCCAGTAATCAAGCTTGAGGTGCGGGTGGATGCGGAGTATGGGATGCCTTCCACTCATGCCATGGCGGCCACTGCTATCCCCTTCACCTTCCTCCTGGCCACTATGAACAGGTACAAG TACCCCTTTGAGCTGGCATTGGTATTTGCTGTAGTCATTTGTACCTTGGTCTCGCTCAGTCGTATTTACACAGgaatgcatacagttctg GATGTGCTCTGTGGAATTGCCATCACTGCTGTGCTGGTAACTGTCTCCTACCCTCTCTGGGATGCCATTGAGGCTTTTCAAATGAAGAATCACTTTGCTCCTGTGTTAGCATTGACTCTGTCCTTCCTGCTAGCTATAAACTACCCTGAGCTGGATCACTGGAGCACAGCCAGGGGTGACACCACCAATATAGTCAGTGCAGGTGGAGGAGCTACTCTGGCCACTTGGATTAATTATCAGTGGAACCTCATCCCGGATGCTGTGTCTGCTCCTCCCTATGAAATGCCTTCACTGACAATTGAGCTCATCTGTAGGATGGGGGCCCGATTTGTCATTGGTATTGTGATCGTATTTTTTGCCCGGCAGGCTATAAAATCTGTGGCCTTGGCTTTTGTCTGCAAATTGGCTGGAGTGTCCCCTGGCGACAAGCAGGCTCGGAAGCTCCTGTGGGTGGAAGTACCCTACAAGTATATTACGTACACATGCCTTGGAGTGGTTGGACTTGCACTGTGCCCAGCAGTGCACAGATATTTATCACTTTGA